The following coding sequences are from one Paenibacillus sp. FSL R5-0912 window:
- a CDS encoding sensor histidine kinase has translation MTRELNMLRYGLIIIPAVLSIYVYEYADYEQFTLHFLLLLLIATLGTKLPKPFPLLTGGIELIYTAWLCYPYSTLMIFPALSAVLSYSWLQRKNMAIAFFCIHLVLLNVAFRDAAPAVQAFTNLTFLLAAALNIQLIRTGRGRADTLFLYDELRKKHFELEEARSRLLQFTTQVEVAAQAEERVRIARQLHDDIGHRLIRVKMMTEAAIHTLPAAPETGLGMMHQIRDQLSASMDDMRAALKRINYTPQLEGAYALDRLLEEVGRDTGIATSYTVQGIPYPLYPSIQVVLYKNAREAITNALRHGKADSVWITLSYRDHEIMMEAGNNGRLPEEDALHKLQSGGGMGLTGMTERTVLIGGTLELRPVPQFTVITRLPVYRQGEDIQY, from the coding sequence TTGACCAGAGAACTGAATATGCTGCGTTACGGTCTCATTATCATTCCTGCAGTACTATCTATCTATGTCTATGAGTACGCCGACTATGAACAGTTCACTCTTCATTTCCTCTTGCTGCTCCTGATCGCGACGCTTGGCACAAAACTGCCGAAGCCCTTCCCTCTGCTCACCGGAGGCATTGAACTGATCTACACAGCCTGGCTGTGTTACCCGTACAGCACATTGATGATTTTCCCGGCCCTGTCGGCGGTACTGTCCTACTCCTGGCTGCAGCGTAAGAACATGGCAATTGCCTTCTTCTGTATTCATCTGGTGCTGCTCAATGTTGCCTTCCGCGATGCTGCCCCGGCTGTGCAGGCGTTCACGAACCTCACCTTCCTGCTGGCCGCCGCGCTGAATATACAGCTGATCCGGACGGGACGCGGCCGCGCAGATACCTTGTTTCTCTACGATGAGCTGCGCAAGAAGCATTTCGAGCTTGAGGAAGCACGCTCGCGTCTGCTCCAGTTCACCACGCAGGTAGAGGTTGCCGCGCAAGCGGAGGAACGGGTGCGGATCGCACGCCAGCTGCATGATGATATCGGACACCGGCTAATCCGGGTCAAAATGATGACCGAAGCCGCCATCCATACGCTGCCGGCAGCTCCCGAAACAGGTCTTGGCATGATGCATCAGATCCGGGACCAGCTCTCGGCCAGTATGGACGATATGCGGGCTGCGCTGAAGCGGATCAACTATACGCCGCAGCTTGAAGGTGCGTATGCGCTCGACCGGCTGCTGGAGGAGGTAGGCCGTGATACCGGCATTGCAACCTCCTATACTGTGCAGGGGATTCCTTATCCGCTCTACCCGAGCATTCAGGTCGTGCTCTATAAAAACGCCCGGGAAGCCATCACCAATGCACTGCGGCACGGCAAGGCGGACTCTGTCTGGATTACCTTATCGTATAGGGATCACGAGATCATGATGGAGGCAGGAAATAACGGCCGGCTGCCCGAAGAAGACGCCCTGCATAAACTGCAAAGCGGCGGAGGCATGGGTCTAACCGGTATGACGGAACGCACCGTCCTGATCGGCGGGACCCTGGAGCTGCGGCCTGTGCCGCAGTTCACAGTCATCACCCGGTTGCCTGTGTACAGGCAAGGAGAGGATATTCAGTATTAG
- a CDS encoding response regulator transcription factor translates to MIKVLIVDDDSFIRESLKVLVGLDPEIEVAGTAGDGFEALALLGTPGGGADVALMDIRMPGCGGVEGTRLIKEAHPHVAVLMLTTFDDDEYIIEALRNGASGYLLKNIPPDRIIQGIKTVHEGNMLIHPDIARKLAGFLQPPVRQEAAHRQALESYGLTKAELTIVSSIAEGLTNKEIAGKLFLSEGTVKNYITDILSKLGLRDRTQIAILYLKSQGNR, encoded by the coding sequence ATGATTAAAGTATTGATCGTGGACGACGACTCTTTTATCCGTGAGAGCTTGAAGGTACTGGTCGGGCTGGACCCTGAGATTGAGGTGGCCGGAACGGCAGGGGATGGCTTTGAAGCGCTCGCTTTGTTGGGGACGCCAGGCGGCGGGGCTGATGTCGCACTCATGGATATCCGGATGCCGGGGTGCGGCGGTGTGGAAGGCACACGCCTGATCAAAGAGGCTCATCCGCACGTAGCCGTTCTAATGCTGACTACCTTCGACGATGATGAATATATCATTGAAGCACTGCGTAACGGAGCCAGCGGTTATCTGCTCAAGAACATTCCGCCGGACCGGATCATTCAGGGCATCAAGACTGTACATGAGGGGAACATGCTCATTCATCCGGATATCGCCCGCAAACTGGCCGGCTTCCTCCAGCCGCCTGTCCGTCAGGAAGCCGCCCATAGGCAGGCTCTGGAATCCTACGGGCTGACTAAAGCAGAGCTGACCATAGTGTCCTCGATTGCAGAGGGACTTACCAATAAAGAGATTGCCGGGAAGCTGTTCCTAAGTGAAGGCACGGTCAAAAACTATATTACCGATATCCTCAGCAAGCTCGGGCTGCGGGACCGTACACAGATCGCCATTCTCTATTTGAAGAGTCAGGGGAACCGGTAG
- a CDS encoding PDZ domain-containing protein — MNVMLELLASWGTAVIHLLIQPYYYIALIFIALYYRRQVALERKLIHVKLHSWGRETWRTVWTGGVAGLVVSLAAVALGVSLSYTAVACIWVVSLVLMLFRVRYLCFAYSIGVLGIAQFVLSFFPDTLQSGAAGTIAGALREMDIPALLVLAALLHLAEALLARWQGARLATPLFLAGKRGKVVGGYQLQAFWPLPLFLLIPPGAGIGELPWHPLLGGGLGMVSLPVIIGFSEMTQGMLPGRKAARTSGRLLVYSIVLLGLSLLADWWSPLTLVAALTAVLLHEGLSWYSALEERSISPVFVHPPAGRKVLAVLPGSPGQELGILPGEVLLKVNGVLLTGAAQLHEALRMNSAFCKLEVLNREGESKYLQRAIYDGDHHQLGIILVPEPDGSVTAEAKPSSIFSIIGMQTGTRQRGHTPGRRGRKKPAASAEAKQKSAGV, encoded by the coding sequence TTGAATGTGATGTTGGAACTGCTTGCTAGCTGGGGTACAGCGGTCATTCATCTGCTGATTCAGCCTTATTACTATATCGCTCTTATATTTATTGCACTCTATTACCGCAGGCAGGTTGCGCTGGAGCGGAAGCTCATCCATGTGAAGCTGCATAGCTGGGGCCGAGAAACGTGGCGGACGGTGTGGACTGGCGGGGTTGCGGGACTTGTGGTTTCCTTAGCAGCTGTAGCCTTGGGTGTCTCCTTATCCTATACGGCTGTAGCCTGCATCTGGGTGGTCAGTCTGGTATTAATGCTTTTTCGTGTGCGCTATTTATGCTTTGCGTATTCTATAGGTGTGCTGGGAATTGCTCAGTTTGTTCTTTCGTTCTTTCCGGATACGCTGCAGAGCGGAGCCGCAGGAACGATTGCCGGGGCGCTGCGGGAGATGGATATCCCGGCGCTGCTGGTGCTGGCCGCGCTGCTCCATCTGGCTGAAGCGCTGCTGGCGCGCTGGCAGGGCGCCAGGCTGGCGACCCCGCTCTTCCTTGCCGGCAAGCGCGGCAAGGTGGTCGGCGGCTACCAGCTGCAGGCCTTCTGGCCGCTGCCGCTGTTCCTGCTGATTCCCCCGGGTGCGGGAATCGGTGAACTGCCCTGGCATCCGCTGCTGGGCGGGGGCCTGGGCATGGTCTCCCTGCCGGTCATCATCGGCTTCAGCGAGATGACCCAGGGCATGCTGCCCGGACGCAAGGCGGCCCGCACTTCAGGACGGCTGCTGGTATACAGCATCGTCCTGCTCGGCTTAAGCCTGCTTGCGGACTGGTGGAGCCCGCTGACCCTGGTCGCGGCGCTCACTGCAGTGCTGCTGCACGAAGGGTTAAGCTGGTACAGCGCTCTGGAGGAGCGCAGTATCAGTCCTGTCTTCGTGCATCCCCCGGCCGGCCGCAAGGTGCTGGCCGTGCTGCCGGGCAGCCCGGGGCAGGAGCTGGGCATCCTGCCCGGCGAGGTCCTGCTGAAGGTCAACGGGGTCCTGTTGACCGGCGCGGCGCAGCTGCATGAGGCGCTGCGCATGAATTCGGCGTTCTGCAAGCTGGAGGTGCTGAACCGCGAAGGCGAGAGCAAATACCTCCAGCGCGCGATCTACGATGGCGATCACCATCAGCTCGGCATCATTCTGGTGCCGGAACCGGACGGAAGCGTGACCGCAGAGGCCAAGCCGTCCAGTATCTTCAGCATCATCGGGATGCAGACGGGAACCCGCCAGCGGGGCCATACGCCCGGGCGGCGGGGCCGGAAGAAGCCTGCCGCCTCTGCGGAGGCTAAGCAGAAATCTGCCGGAGTCTGA
- a CDS encoding S41 family peptidase gives MLKKSTAAFMIVAALLCGSLLTLGVTGYAHVFGQAAGEGIATVLQTAGLQDKESKKLGTALSLIESNYYETVDREKLIDGAVNGMMEALGDPYSNYMGKETAARFEESIEGSFSGIGAEVSSDNGKVVVVSPIKGSPAEKAGIQAKDVILSVNGESLEGLELNDAVAKIRGPKGSDATLKIQRTGTAEPLEFVITRDDVRLETVYATMEKDNIGVIEVTQFSQNTGKRFEEELTKLETQGMKGLVIDVRNDPGGVLPVVIEMAEQFVPAGKAIVQVEDKNKQREVSTSKGSRKKYPVVVLMNKGSASASEIMAGALQQSAGAKLIGEDSFGKGTVQTSFEEQLGDGSLLKITIAKWLTPDGTWIHGKGIKPDIAVAQPDYFSVAPINKSVTLQYNMNSTDVKSAQTMLDGLGYKPGRKDGYFDAGTKEAVKKFQSAAKLKSTGVIDAKTAEALELALIKVIQDPAKDNQRNKGIEEIRKEIKATASNK, from the coding sequence ATGTTAAAGAAGAGTACCGCAGCCTTTATGATCGTTGCCGCGCTGCTGTGCGGCAGCCTGCTGACCCTGGGCGTGACCGGCTATGCGCATGTATTCGGACAAGCGGCAGGCGAGGGAATTGCGACGGTCCTGCAGACAGCCGGACTGCAAGACAAAGAATCCAAGAAGCTAGGTACCGCCCTCAGCCTGATCGAGAGCAATTATTATGAGACCGTGGACCGCGAGAAGCTGATCGACGGCGCTGTCAACGGTATGATGGAAGCACTGGGCGACCCTTATTCCAACTATATGGGCAAGGAAACGGCAGCAAGATTCGAAGAGAGTATCGAAGGCTCCTTCTCGGGCATCGGTGCTGAAGTCTCCTCGGATAACGGCAAGGTCGTTGTAGTCTCGCCGATCAAAGGTTCACCGGCTGAGAAGGCCGGCATTCAGGCCAAGGATGTAATCCTCTCCGTTAATGGGGAATCACTGGAGGGGCTTGAGCTTAATGATGCTGTAGCCAAAATCCGCGGTCCCAAGGGAAGCGACGCAACCTTGAAGATTCAACGTACCGGCACAGCGGAGCCGCTGGAATTCGTCATTACCCGCGATGATGTAAGACTGGAAACGGTCTACGCTACGATGGAGAAGGACAATATCGGAGTGATCGAGGTTACGCAATTCTCACAGAACACTGGGAAGCGGTTCGAGGAAGAGCTGACCAAGCTGGAAACGCAAGGCATGAAGGGACTTGTCATTGATGTCCGCAATGACCCCGGCGGTGTGCTGCCGGTTGTTATCGAAATGGCAGAGCAGTTTGTACCGGCCGGCAAGGCAATCGTACAGGTCGAAGACAAAAACAAGCAGCGCGAGGTCAGTACCTCAAAGGGCTCCAGGAAAAAGTATCCGGTAGTTGTGCTCATGAATAAAGGCAGCGCGAGCGCTTCGGAGATCATGGCAGGAGCACTGCAGCAATCTGCGGGTGCGAAGCTGATCGGTGAGGACTCATTCGGGAAAGGCACCGTCCAGACCAGCTTCGAAGAGCAGCTGGGTGACGGCAGTCTGCTGAAGATTACGATTGCCAAGTGGCTGACACCAGACGGCACCTGGATTCACGGCAAGGGCATCAAGCCGGATATTGCGGTCGCCCAGCCGGATTACTTCTCGGTGGCGCCGATTAATAAGAGTGTAACGCTGCAATATAATATGAACAGCACGGATGTCAAAAGCGCACAGACGATGCTGGATGGTCTGGGCTATAAGCCGGGCCGCAAGGATGGATATTTCGATGCCGGTACCAAGGAAGCGGTCAAGAAATTCCAGAGCGCCGCTAAGCTGAAGTCAACAGGCGTGATTGATGCCAAGACCGCAGAAGCGCTGGAGCTGGCGCTGATCAAGGTCATTCAGGACCCGGCCAAAGACAATCAGCGGAATAAGGGAATCGAAGAGATCCGGAAGGAAATCAAGGCTACGGCGTCGAACAAGTAA
- a CDS encoding murein hydrolase activator EnvC family protein — translation MKKIVAGIAVMLLAVTMFGPSDGYAKKTSVAEIDKQLKQLQQEVQAAKAAQEKAASRNQEAQHYKNKTTLNLQYVLDQIAQVKGEMTTISGKIASTEESLNVTATELDDAEARVASREKLLESRVRLMYTDGAVSYLDVLLSSTSFSDFLDRADSLKMIVDQDQDLLVQHKLDKQTVIAKKQELEGQYAQAKQLYTDLESQRSVLKDKEAEKQELIAYYDEEIQEAEVISEEQNAKLVQLASNRSALEEQKDKLKAEEAARRAAAAKAEAARRAAAAAAKAAKAAKSASSSRSSIASVEEYAGGDGPFLLPVGSARVSSPYGVRTHPVTGEVGKMHTGVDFAVPQGTNIHAADSGTVLVAEWWSGYGYCVIIDHGGGVWTLYGHIREGGIKVKPGDRVERGQTIAESGATGRVTGPHLHFEVRVDGKTVNPMPYL, via the coding sequence TTGAAGAAGATTGTCGCCGGAATAGCCGTAATGTTGCTGGCTGTAACAATGTTCGGGCCCTCTGACGGATATGCGAAGAAAACAAGTGTTGCCGAGATTGACAAGCAGCTGAAGCAGCTGCAGCAGGAGGTCCAGGCGGCCAAGGCGGCGCAGGAGAAGGCGGCATCCCGCAATCAGGAAGCGCAGCACTATAAGAATAAGACGACGCTGAATCTCCAGTATGTGCTGGACCAGATTGCCCAGGTGAAGGGTGAGATGACGACCATTTCCGGTAAAATCGCCAGTACGGAGGAGTCGCTTAATGTGACGGCAACTGAACTGGACGATGCAGAGGCACGTGTGGCTTCCCGCGAAAAACTACTGGAATCACGTGTCCGCCTGATGTACACGGATGGTGCAGTCTCTTATCTGGATGTGCTGCTGTCTTCCACCAGCTTCTCGGATTTCCTCGACCGGGCCGATTCCCTGAAGATGATCGTGGATCAGGATCAGGATCTGCTGGTGCAGCATAAGCTGGACAAGCAGACGGTCATCGCGAAGAAGCAGGAGCTGGAGGGGCAATACGCCCAGGCTAAGCAGCTGTATACCGATCTGGAGTCCCAGCGAAGTGTGCTGAAGGATAAGGAAGCGGAGAAGCAGGAGCTAATTGCTTACTACGATGAAGAGATTCAAGAGGCTGAGGTGATCTCCGAAGAGCAGAATGCCAAGCTGGTGCAACTGGCCAGCAACCGCTCTGCCCTGGAGGAGCAGAAGGACAAGCTCAAGGCTGAGGAAGCGGCACGCCGCGCAGCGGCCGCCAAAGCCGAAGCGGCACGCCGGGCGGCAGCGGCGGCTGCCAAAGCGGCCAAGGCCGCCAAGTCTGCGAGCAGCAGCAGAAGCTCCATTGCCAGCGTAGAGGAATATGCCGGCGGTGATGGGCCCTTCCTGCTGCCGGTAGGCTCGGCTCGTGTCTCTTCGCCGTATGGTGTCCGGACGCATCCGGTTACGGGTGAAGTCGGCAAAATGCATACCGGTGTGGACTTTGCGGTTCCGCAGGGCACGAATATCCATGCGGCCGATTCCGGTACCGTCCTGGTGGCGGAATGGTGGAGCGGTTACGGCTATTGTGTAATCATTGACCATGGCGGCGGGGTATGGACGCTGTACGGCCATATCCGCGAAGGCGGAATCAAAGTGAAACCGGGAGACCGGGTAGAACGCGGACAGACGATTGCCGAATCCGGTGCCACTGGACGCGTGACCGGACCGCATCTGCATTTCGAAGTTCGGGTCGACGGCAAGACGGTTAATCCTATGCCTTATCTGTAA
- the ftsX gene encoding permease-like cell division protein FtsX, which produces MSFKTFLRHVREGFKNVFRNGWMSVASITSIVVSLFVLGVFILLVLNVNEVADKADSQVQINVHLTLNTDQKMREKLENEIGSMPEVSKVEFVSKEQGLKEFREDMGPDAAELLEGFDEDNNPLPDKLLVEVIEPTTVPFVAEKIEALNKTLEEQPIYKVNYGKGSVETLFKVTKAVRNIGFIFVAGLALMSMFLISNTIRVTILARRKEIGIMKLVGATNYFIRWPFFIEGALIGLIGSLVTSGALYVGYSSLVSSVQGDPMLGLRLIPFEDIWLLLCGLLVGLGVLIGVWGSTVSIRKFLKV; this is translated from the coding sequence ATGAGTTTTAAAACCTTCTTGCGGCATGTGCGGGAAGGCTTCAAAAACGTATTCCGCAACGGCTGGATGTCAGTGGCTTCCATCACGTCCATCGTTGTCTCTCTCTTCGTGCTCGGAGTGTTTATATTGCTGGTGCTCAATGTCAATGAAGTAGCGGACAAAGCTGACAGCCAGGTGCAGATCAATGTGCATCTGACGCTGAATACGGACCAGAAAATGCGGGAGAAGCTGGAAAACGAAATCGGCAGTATGCCGGAAGTCAGCAAGGTGGAGTTCGTCTCCAAAGAACAGGGTCTGAAGGAATTCCGTGAAGATATGGGGCCGGATGCCGCCGAGCTCCTGGAAGGCTTCGATGAAGATAATAATCCGCTGCCGGACAAGCTGCTCGTAGAGGTGATCGAGCCGACCACTGTTCCGTTTGTAGCTGAGAAGATAGAAGCACTGAACAAGACCCTTGAAGAGCAGCCGATCTACAAAGTGAATTATGGCAAAGGCTCGGTGGAGACCTTGTTTAAAGTGACTAAGGCTGTGCGCAACATCGGGTTTATTTTTGTGGCAGGTCTGGCGCTGATGTCCATGTTCTTGATCTCGAACACCATCCGCGTAACGATTCTCGCCCGCCGCAAGGAAATCGGCATCATGAAGCTCGTAGGGGCAACGAATTATTTTATCCGCTGGCCGTTCTTTATTGAAGGTGCACTCATCGGGCTGATCGGCTCGCTGGTTACTTCGGGGGCGCTGTATGTGGGCTATAGCAGTCTGGTCTCTTCGGTGCAGGGAGATCCGATGCTGGGGCTGCGGCTGATTCCTTTTGAGGATATTTGGCTGCTGCTCTGCGGACTGCTGGTTGGCCTCGGTGTATTAATTGGCGTCTGGGGAAGTACGGTGTCGATCCGCAAATTCTTGAAGGTATAG
- the ftsE gene encoding cell division ATP-binding protein FtsE, with protein sequence MIEMQDVWKTYPNGTHALQGISVKIDRNEFVYIVGPSGAGKSTFMKLIYREETPTKGQISVGGFNIGKLKPRKIPYVRRNIGVVFQDFRLLPKMTAYENVAFAMEVIEAPKKVIKKRVNEVLDLVGLRSKAGREPSQLSGGEQQRIAIARAIVNNPSVIIADEPTGNLDPETSWGIMQLLDEINFRGTTIVMATHNRDIVNKMRKRVLAIENGTIVRDQLRGDYGYEF encoded by the coding sequence ATGATCGAGATGCAGGATGTATGGAAGACCTATCCTAACGGAACCCACGCGCTACAAGGAATATCTGTCAAAATCGACCGGAATGAGTTCGTCTATATCGTCGGACCGTCCGGCGCAGGTAAATCAACGTTCATGAAATTAATTTATAGAGAAGAAACACCGACCAAAGGACAGATCTCTGTAGGCGGGTTCAATATCGGCAAGCTCAAGCCCCGCAAGATTCCTTATGTCCGCCGCAACATCGGCGTGGTGTTTCAGGATTTCCGCCTGCTGCCGAAGATGACGGCTTATGAGAATGTCGCTTTTGCGATGGAGGTTATCGAGGCGCCGAAGAAGGTGATCAAGAAGCGTGTGAATGAAGTGCTCGATCTGGTGGGACTGCGCAGCAAAGCGGGACGTGAGCCCTCACAGCTCTCAGGGGGAGAGCAGCAGCGGATCGCCATTGCCAGAGCCATTGTCAACAACCCTTCTGTCATTATTGCGGACGAGCCTACCGGCAATCTGGACCCGGAGACCTCATGGGGCATCATGCAGCTGCTGGATGAGATTAATTTTCGCGGAACAACGATCGTAATGGCTACCCACAACAGGGATATTGTCAACAAAATGCGCAAACGGGTGCTGGCTATTGAGAACGGGACGATTGTCAGAGACCAATTGAGAGGGGATTACGGTTATGAGTTTTAA
- a CDS encoding VanW family protein — MKKVHAALIAGFGLILAGSLVAGGFHLYGSQTTLPKGTAIAGWDISGQDITEVRAALEAKLQALEATPLTLKAKGDTGLSVSLQQAGVTYEAQEFRRALKTLTDGPLMDRVQARYNWNGNWNIGIHLEISQLMNSLSPAWEKESFGVPVDAVRQITSDDRVVYTPGTTSFEVDWHALELALQAAVPTRLAGNGALEGKRILLEVPLTVKQPNVTLQALRDQGIERKITQFSTSLGASGPGRSFNVEAAAKAVNGTILPPGAIFDYGKAIQKAQAEYGFREAPVIVNGKLQPGTGGGICQVSSTLYNAALRSGLEIVERRNHSLPVSYLPKGQDATFAEGYINFRFRNNTGKHLIIKSEVKGRTLTVKLFGTFPRNVTYSLESRTVEVLPPTDKYVSDASLPKGGTRVLQSGKTGYVVETYITRYVDGKAKEKTKLSRDVYYAQKRVIAINRGGMSKSTLPESPGRQLVEDGVKGQ, encoded by the coding sequence ATGAAAAAAGTACACGCTGCCCTCATCGCGGGTTTCGGCCTGATTCTGGCCGGCTCGCTGGTCGCCGGAGGGTTTCATTTATATGGCTCCCAGACCACCTTGCCCAAGGGAACAGCCATTGCCGGCTGGGATATCAGCGGCCAGGACATCACCGAGGTGCGGGCCGCGCTGGAGGCAAAACTTCAGGCGCTTGAAGCTACGCCGCTCACACTGAAGGCCAAGGGGGATACCGGGTTGAGTGTCTCACTGCAGCAAGCAGGGGTAACCTATGAAGCCCAGGAATTCCGGCGCGCCCTGAAGACGCTGACGGATGGTCCGCTAATGGATCGGGTACAGGCACGGTACAATTGGAACGGGAACTGGAATATCGGAATTCATCTGGAGATTTCGCAGCTTATGAACAGCCTAAGTCCGGCATGGGAAAAAGAATCCTTCGGCGTTCCTGTCGACGCAGTGCGGCAGATTACCAGTGATGACCGTGTCGTCTATACTCCAGGGACCACCTCCTTCGAGGTAGACTGGCATGCGCTGGAGCTCGCCCTGCAGGCGGCCGTACCCACCCGGCTTGCCGGCAACGGGGCACTGGAAGGGAAACGCATTTTGCTGGAGGTGCCCTTAACGGTCAAGCAGCCGAATGTCACGCTGCAGGCGCTGAGGGATCAAGGCATCGAGCGCAAAATCACCCAGTTCAGCACCTCACTCGGGGCCAGCGGACCCGGGCGCAGCTTCAATGTGGAGGCTGCCGCCAAAGCCGTCAACGGGACCATACTGCCGCCTGGTGCTATTTTCGATTACGGAAAAGCGATCCAGAAGGCCCAGGCGGAATATGGCTTCCGCGAGGCTCCGGTGATTGTCAACGGCAAGCTGCAGCCCGGCACGGGCGGGGGAATCTGCCAGGTCTCCAGCACTCTGTATAATGCCGCGCTGCGCTCCGGGCTTGAGATCGTTGAACGGCGCAACCATTCACTTCCGGTCAGCTATCTGCCCAAAGGCCAGGATGCCACTTTTGCCGAGGGCTATATCAACTTCCGTTTCCGCAACAATACCGGCAAACATCTGATTATCAAGTCCGAAGTGAAGGGCCGCACGCTGACCGTCAAGCTGTTCGGCACTTTTCCGAGAAACGTTACTTATTCCTTAGAATCCCGCACTGTTGAGGTACTTCCTCCCACCGACAAGTATGTGAGCGATGCCTCGCTCCCGAAGGGCGGAACAAGGGTACTGCAATCCGGCAAAACCGGCTATGTAGTGGAGACCTACATTACCCGTTATGTTGACGGTAAAGCCAAGGAGAAGACGAAGCTCTCCCGTGATGTCTACTACGCCCAGAAACGCGTCATTGCCATCAACCGTGGAGGCATGAGCAAATCTACGCTGCCGGAATCCCCGGGCAGACAGCTGGTGGAGGACGGGGTAAAGGGCCAATAA
- a CDS encoding CBS domain-containing protein, with product MITASTTDLSALIRQAPSVSPSMTCREALRVLFQHPESKCIIVRSTDNEPVGLIMCERFFLKATGRMGMDRFYHEPVSQLMNRKPLVADISTPAELLWAEAMQRPEPMRNDCIIVTDQGRIAGILHPAELLH from the coding sequence ATGATTACAGCATCAACGACTGACCTGTCCGCCCTCATCCGCCAAGCACCTTCCGTTTCGCCATCGATGACCTGCCGTGAAGCCCTGCGGGTACTGTTTCAGCATCCGGAATCCAAATGCATCATCGTCCGCAGTACAGATAATGAGCCGGTTGGACTGATCATGTGCGAACGTTTTTTCCTCAAGGCTACAGGACGGATGGGTATGGACAGATTCTACCATGAACCCGTATCGCAGCTGATGAACCGCAAACCTCTGGTGGCCGATATCTCCACCCCGGCTGAGTTACTCTGGGCCGAAGCCATGCAGCGTCCCGAACCGATGAGAAACGACTGCATTATCGTGACCGATCAAGGCCGGATTGCCGGTATTCTTCATCCTGCGGAGCTGCTGCACTGA
- a CDS encoding DL-endopeptidase inhibitor IseA family protein: MNKKMLIGSLALSLGLVSAGSGALAASPAVGIEGVRTVAVSAPGKEGPATINNLTEKSIIPLMVHAKAIYAYASRGGSEFNPELFNYNTVEYRYLSSDLGSKQQLMNYIKRAYTHNAAAFYLQTQFLEYNGRMAQPNVDLGNTLDYSRATARMVSKTAQSAVFELSVPPAGTTGVNENVVVKLKKVSGYWRIDVSPATVF, from the coding sequence ATGAACAAAAAAATGTTGATCGGTTCATTAGCACTATCACTGGGTCTGGTTTCTGCGGGAAGCGGAGCGCTCGCGGCTTCGCCAGCGGTGGGAATAGAGGGAGTAAGAACAGTAGCGGTGTCTGCACCAGGCAAGGAAGGTCCCGCTACAATCAATAATTTGACCGAGAAGAGTATTATTCCACTCATGGTTCATGCGAAGGCGATATACGCGTATGCAAGCCGGGGGGGCAGTGAATTCAATCCTGAGTTGTTTAATTATAATACAGTAGAGTACCGTTATCTCTCCAGTGATCTTGGCAGCAAGCAGCAACTGATGAACTATATTAAACGGGCATACACTCACAACGCCGCAGCCTTCTATCTGCAGACTCAATTTCTGGAGTATAACGGAAGAATGGCGCAGCCTAATGTAGATCTGGGCAACACGCTGGATTACAGCAGAGCCACAGCCCGGATGGTTTCAAAAACTGCACAGTCAGCAGTGTTCGAGCTCAGCGTACCGCCAGCAGGAACGACAGGTGTTAATGAGAATGTAGTGGTGAAACTCAAAAAGGTAAGCGGATACTGGAGAATTGATGTATCGCCGGCTACGGTTTTCTAG
- the pilO gene encoding type 4a pilus biogenesis protein PilO — MEQINKYRSPIVLGILVLFLLLFAFFLLGFQPTNSKIAEQESEMSQLEQQNSLMENKIEELNRSAVNDEAQDALLAQLPRGDDSEQLILDLRAIGTMTNARLKDIGFTLDDTNPIQVMTGSSEVVFPTVKALKMTALVEGTYNSVRSWMTALQLLPRIINVDAFSFQHSSDSGNIISANITFTAYYEKSSEPTETPAQVAVLDQEQP; from the coding sequence ATGGAACAAATCAATAAATACCGTTCGCCTATTGTGCTGGGGATTCTTGTCCTGTTCCTGCTGTTGTTCGCGTTCTTCCTGCTGGGATTCCAGCCTACAAACAGCAAGATTGCGGAGCAGGAATCAGAGATGTCGCAACTGGAGCAGCAAAACAGCCTCATGGAGAACAAAATTGAAGAACTGAACCGTTCGGCGGTGAATGACGAGGCTCAGGATGCGCTTCTGGCCCAGCTCCCGCGCGGTGACGACAGCGAGCAGCTTATTCTCGATCTGCGAGCCATCGGAACAATGACCAATGCCCGGCTGAAGGATATCGGTTTCACGCTGGATGATACGAATCCCATTCAGGTTATGACCGGTTCCTCCGAAGTAGTGTTCCCTACCGTGAAGGCCTTGAAGATGACTGCGCTTGTGGAAGGAACCTATAATAGTGTGCGAAGCTGGATGACTGCACTACAGCTTCTACCCCGCATTATTAATGTGGATGCGTTCAGTTTCCAGCACTCCAGCGATTCCGGTAACATTATTTCAGCTAATATTACTTTTACTGCCTACTATGAGAAGTCGTCGGAACCAACAGAAACTCCGGCGCAAGTTGCTGTTCTGGATCAAGAGCAGCCCTGA